The sequence TTTAGTTTTAATTTTTCTTTTTTCAAGGCATCAAGCTCAGAGGCTTGCGCTGCTTTGCTATCTATCTTTTCATTTAGCTCGTCATGCTTTTTGCAAAGTGCGGCAAAATGAACATCTACTTTTTTCAACTCATTTATGAGATCAGTGTATTCGTGTAACATACGTAGCTCCTGTAAAAAAATTTATAAATTCTAACAAGGCTTTGTAAATGTTTGGCTATCTAAATTTAGATATATAAAAGCTTAGTGTTTAAGCCAAATTTATCATAAAATGCAAAAAACTAAACGTATTTTAGCTCTTCTGGCTTGTGTTTGCTCTTTACTAGGCGTTTGGTTAGACGTATGCCATCAACTGTACCGATGACTAAAAGTTTTGTGCCTGTGCCAATTAGAGTATCACCATTTGGCATTGGGATAAATTTGTTATTTATGTCTCTAATGCCTACCACGTCAGCATTTGTGATATTTCTTAGGTGCGTCTCTTTTAGTCTTTTAAACCTGATCCAAGAGTAGTCAGGCACAAGAATTTCTTCTATGTCGATAGGTGAGCTTTTTGTGTATAGAAATTGCTCGAGTAAATTTTCCATATCAGGTCTTACACTCATGGCACTTAGACGCTGTGCGACTAGGCGAGATGGGCTTACGACGTTGTCAGCACCAAGTTTTTTAAGTCTTTGTGTGTCATCTTCACTATCGGAGTTTGTGATGATATGGTAAGGTTTTTTGCGGCCTATCTCTTTTTCATAAAGTCTAACAGATGCGATAAGTGCGATATTGTCAGCGATATTTGGGCTAAGAGTGATTAGTCCTTTTGCGCTTGATAGATGCGTTTTTAAAAAGGCTATTTGAGTGTGAGGCTGAGCTTTTATGAAGTATGGATACTTGTAAATTTGAGCTAATTCTGCGATATCTTCTCTGTCATCAACCACCACAAATGGTATGTGATTTTCACGAAACTGAGCGCTAAGCTCGATCGTGTAGAGGTTGTGATAACAAATAACGAAGTGATTTTTTAGTCTTGCGATCTTGTAAAGCATACGCCTTTCCTTTAAAATGCTAATTAATGTGCCTCTTTTTAGAACTTCTACAACGATACCGATTGATAGCGTAAAAATAATGAAGCCAACAAGGATAAATGTTATAGTAAAAATTCGCCCCTTTGGAGTTATGGGCGCAACTTCGGTAAAACCGACCGTCGTGAAGGTCATACCTGCTTGGTAAAATGCATCTATGAGAGAGAAGTTATCTATAAAGATATAACCTAGTGTTCCAAAAAGTAACAGTAGTACCACTGAAATTAGTGGAAATCTAAAAGGTTTTAGTTGTTCGTAAAGCTCAGTATCTAGGCTTATTTCTGGTTTTGCGGAGTTTGACCAGTTGAGGAATTTTAAAAGTCTTGAGAGAAAAGACATAAATTCCTCTTCATTTTATCTCTTAGTTTGACTGCTTTTTCATAGTTCTTAGAGTAGAAGCAGCAACTTTTATTCTTCTTGTTGTGCCATCTTCTAGAGTAACACGGATAGTTCTAAGATTTGGTAAAAATCTTCTTTTAGTTTTATTGTTGGCGTGGCTCACGTTGTTGCCTACCATTGGT is a genomic window of Campylobacter concisus containing:
- a CDS encoding potassium channel family protein, with product MSFLSRLLKFLNWSNSAKPEISLDTELYEQLKPFRFPLISVVLLLLFGTLGYIFIDNFSLIDAFYQAGMTFTTVGFTEVAPITPKGRIFTITFILVGFIIFTLSIGIVVEVLKRGTLISILKERRMLYKIARLKNHFVICYHNLYTIELSAQFRENHIPFVVVDDREDIAELAQIYKYPYFIKAQPHTQIAFLKTHLSSAKGLITLSPNIADNIALIASVRLYEKEIGRKKPYHIITNSDSEDDTQRLKKLGADNVVSPSRLVAQRLSAMSVRPDMENLLEQFLYTKSSPIDIEEILVPDYSWIRFKRLKETHLRNITNADVVGIRDINNKFIPMPNGDTLIGTGTKLLVIGTVDGIRLTKRLVKSKHKPEELKYV
- a CDS encoding DUF465 domain-containing protein, with translation MLHEYTDLINELKKVDVHFAALCKKHDELNEKIDSKAAQASELDALKKEKLKLKDEIYAQVLKYKEQK
- the rpmB gene encoding 50S ribosomal protein L28 — protein: MSKRCAITGKGPMVGNNVSHANNKTKRRFLPNLRTIRVTLEDGTTRRIKVAASTLRTMKKQSN